From Streptomyces yatensis, one genomic window encodes:
- a CDS encoding cytochrome c oxidase subunit 3: MSVVATATAVETGHAHPSVNRPNLTSVGTIIWLSSELMFFAALFAMYFTLRSVTGAEHWKEMASSLNFPFSATNTTILVLSSLTCQLGVFAAERGDVKKLRTWFVITFIMGAIFIGGQIFEYTELVKKDGLSLSSDPYGSVFYLTTGFHGMHVTGGLIAFLFVLGRTYAAKRFTHQQATAAIVVSYYWHFVDVVWIGLFATIYMIK; encoded by the coding sequence ATGTCGGTCGTGGCGACAGCAACAGCAGTAGAAACCGGGCACGCGCACCCGTCGGTCAACCGGCCGAACCTCACCAGCGTCGGAACCATCATCTGGCTGAGTTCCGAGCTGATGTTCTTCGCGGCCCTCTTCGCGATGTACTTCACCCTGCGATCGGTGACCGGAGCCGAGCACTGGAAGGAAATGGCGTCCTCGCTGAACTTCCCGTTCTCGGCGACGAACACCACGATCCTGGTGCTCTCCTCCCTCACCTGCCAGCTCGGCGTCTTCGCCGCCGAGCGCGGCGACGTGAAGAAGCTGCGCACCTGGTTCGTGATCACCTTCATCATGGGCGCGATCTTCATCGGCGGTCAGATCTTCGAATACACCGAGCTGGTCAAGAAGGATGGGCTCTCGCTCTCCTCCGACCCGTACGGCTCGGTGTTCTACCTGACCACCGGCTTCCACGGCATGCATGTGACGGGCGGCCTGATCGCCTTCCTGTTTGTCCTGGGCAGGACGTACGCGGCCAAGAGGTTCACCCACCAGCAGGCGACGGCGGCCATCGTCGTGTCCTACTACTGGCACTTCGTCGATGTCGTCTGGATCGGCCTCTTCGCCACGATCTACATGATCAAGTAA